One segment of Corynebacterium caspium DSM 44850 DNA contains the following:
- a CDS encoding HRDC domain-containing protein, producing MAESPNYFSPDEYTPIKKPRGGIPKVLKTPGHYRRAAEILAAGVGPFAIDTERAATYRYDDRAFLIQIKRRGAGTFIFAPENHRAELSRTLGRLINDEDWVMHAATTDLPALAMLRLYPRRLFDTQVASRLLGMPKVNLAAVVGALLGYKLEKTHGNENWSTTPLPTSWVSYAALDVEFLLDAADKLAELLDNQDKLEWAEEEFAWIVSGHRIDQEVPQRNWRQLKGLNSLRTRQELAIAKELWNAREKIAAETDTAPSRLLPDRLLLSAAHSKPRTPYEFFQAGEVRKRHSRNMKSWLAAINRGLMLPRPLYPQLNEPIGESQIPKARNWKIYHPESYQLLTELRETLIAHASTLEIQPDSLLEPRVLHAAIWRATAEKGFIDATDLADFLSMHGARPWQISVNMPILAPLLL from the coding sequence ATGGCCGAATCTCCTAATTATTTTTCTCCAGATGAATACACTCCGATCAAAAAGCCTCGGGGTGGTATTCCTAAGGTTCTCAAAACTCCAGGGCACTATCGACGCGCCGCTGAAATTTTAGCTGCCGGCGTAGGCCCTTTTGCTATTGATACTGAACGCGCTGCTACTTATCGCTACGATGATCGCGCCTTTTTAATACAGATCAAACGACGCGGCGCCGGGACTTTTATATTCGCCCCAGAAAACCATCGGGCAGAATTAAGCCGCACTTTGGGTCGGCTAATTAATGATGAAGATTGGGTAATGCATGCCGCTACTACGGATTTACCCGCTCTTGCCATGCTGCGGCTATATCCGCGGCGTTTATTTGATACCCAAGTTGCCAGCCGGCTTTTGGGGATGCCCAAGGTTAATTTAGCTGCTGTTGTCGGCGCATTATTGGGCTATAAATTAGAGAAAACCCACGGTAATGAAAATTGGTCAACTACTCCCCTGCCTACTTCTTGGGTTTCTTATGCAGCCTTAGATGTGGAGTTTTTATTAGATGCGGCAGATAAACTAGCAGAGCTGCTGGACAACCAGGACAAATTGGAATGGGCAGAAGAAGAATTTGCTTGGATTGTTTCTGGGCATCGCATTGATCAAGAAGTGCCGCAACGTAATTGGCGTCAACTTAAAGGTTTAAATTCTTTGCGCACCCGCCAAGAATTAGCGATTGCTAAAGAGCTGTGGAATGCTCGCGAAAAAATTGCTGCCGAAACCGATACGGCTCCTTCGCGTTTATTGCCTGACCGCTTATTACTATCTGCGGCACATTCTAAACCCCGTACCCCCTATGAGTTTTTCCAAGCTGGCGAAGTACGTAAACGTCATTCGCGAAATATGAAAAGTTGGTTAGCAGCGATTAATCGGGGTCTTATGCTGCCTAGACCGCTATATCCACAGCTCAACGAGCCAATTGGGGAATCTCAAATCCCCAAAGCCCGTAATTGGAAGATTTACCATCCGGAGTCTTATCAATTACTAACCGAATTACGAGAAACCTTAATAGCCCATGCCAGTACTTTAGAGATTCAACCTGACTCACTATTAGAGCCTCGAGTTTTGCATGCTGCAATTTGGAGGGCTACGGCAGAAAAAGGCTTTATAGACGCTACAGATTTAGCTGATTTCCTCAGTATGCACGGCGCTCGACCATGGCAGATTTCTGTCAATATGCCAATTCTGGCGCCGCTACTGCTATAG
- a CDS encoding DUF3000 domain-containing protein, with amino-acid sequence MINSDSPSAPARPATELAQNSGITYPESFSAAVESMHAAKLRPELSLGIIRPPQRLAPFSHAIGIEVDRTGADQSSEEYIPTDAEGDAFGRLIVLHDPQAEESWEGTMRLVAYIQADMDSAVANDPMLPEVAWQWLTESLEQHRAAHNNLGGTVTSTSSQRFGEIGGPGNSFQIEMRASWTAESEVLTSHVEAFAEVLAHVAGLPPEGVTTLHGRIS; translated from the coding sequence GTGATCAACTCTGATTCGCCTTCTGCCCCGGCGCGGCCGGCCACTGAGCTAGCGCAGAACTCCGGTATCACCTACCCGGAGTCTTTTAGTGCTGCTGTGGAATCCATGCATGCTGCTAAATTGCGCCCTGAACTGTCCTTGGGAATTATTCGACCACCGCAGCGCCTAGCTCCGTTTAGCCACGCAATAGGTATTGAAGTGGATCGTACGGGGGCCGATCAAAGCTCCGAGGAATATATTCCCACCGATGCTGAAGGCGATGCCTTTGGTCGTCTCATCGTGCTGCATGACCCCCAAGCTGAAGAAAGCTGGGAGGGCACGATGCGTTTAGTGGCTTATATTCAGGCAGATATGGATAGTGCGGTAGCTAATGATCCGATGCTTCCCGAAGTTGCCTGGCAATGGCTAACGGAGTCCTTAGAGCAACATCGCGCCGCCCATAACAATCTGGGCGGTACAGTTACTTCAACTTCTTCTCAGCGCTTTGGTGAAATTGGCGGGCCTGGAAATAGCTTTCAAATAGAAATGCGCGCTTCTTGGACTGCAGAATCAGAAGTTCTTACCAGTCATGTTGAAGCTTTTGCTGAGGTTTTAGCTCATGTAGCTGGCTTACCGCCTGAAGGAGTAACCACTCTTCATGGCCGAATCTCCTAA
- the hemQ gene encoding hydrogen peroxide-dependent heme synthase, whose protein sequence is MNHHLTPEVQELNDVQRYIQTAVFKVVPGALPGEDRSEVAAEAQKFFDDLEAAGKVTTRGRYLASGINAEADFMIWWHAEEFSDIQDALNAFRRTTVLGQISDLVWCGNGLHRPSEFNKSHLPSFIMGEEPREWMTVYPFVRSYEWYIMDPAERAKILREHGMAARDYGDVRANTTSAFALGDYEWMLNFEAPTMDRIVDLMHSMRYTEARLHVRVEVPFFSGRRIMDASELINALP, encoded by the coding sequence ATGAATCACCATCTCACTCCAGAAGTCCAGGAGCTAAACGATGTTCAGCGATATATCCAAACTGCCGTTTTTAAGGTAGTTCCGGGTGCCCTTCCCGGAGAGGATCGCAGCGAGGTAGCTGCTGAAGCCCAGAAATTCTTTGATGACCTCGAAGCTGCTGGCAAAGTGACCACTCGTGGCCGTTATTTAGCTTCCGGCATTAATGCTGAAGCTGATTTCATGATCTGGTGGCATGCTGAGGAATTCTCTGATATTCAAGATGCCTTAAATGCTTTCCGACGCACCACGGTACTAGGTCAAATTTCAGATCTAGTGTGGTGTGGCAATGGTTTGCATCGTCCATCAGAATTTAATAAGTCTCACTTGCCCTCTTTCATCATGGGAGAAGAGCCTCGTGAGTGGATGACGGTTTATCCTTTCGTGCGCTCCTATGAGTGGTACATCATGGATCCAGCTGAACGCGCCAAGATTTTGCGGGAACACGGTATGGCTGCCCGCGATTACGGTGACGTGCGCGCTAATACCACCTCCGCCTTTGCGCTTGGGGACTATGAGTGGATGCTCAATTTTGAAGCTCCAACTATGGATCGCATTGTGGATCTTATGCATTCAATGCGCTATACCGAAGCCCGTCTCCATGTGCGCGTGGAAGTACCATTTTTCTCCGGACGTCGCATAATGGATGCCTCAGAACTAATTAATGCACTGCCCTAA
- the msrB gene encoding peptide-methionine (R)-S-oxide reductase MsrB: MTTSDNFNYRELSDEEWRARLNPQEYHVLREAGTEPPGVGEYTDTTTEGIYSCRACGIELFRSTEKFDSHCGWPAFFSPLAGDRIIERPDYSLGRQRTEVLCANCNSHLGHVFAGEGYDTPTDLRYCINSISLRLEEVPLSEN; this comes from the coding sequence ATGACTACTTCAGATAATTTCAACTACCGCGAACTTAGCGACGAAGAATGGCGCGCCCGGCTTAATCCGCAGGAATATCATGTACTGCGCGAGGCCGGTACCGAGCCTCCAGGAGTCGGAGAATATACCGATACCACTACCGAAGGTATTTATTCTTGTCGTGCCTGCGGCATTGAGCTTTTCCGCTCTACGGAAAAATTCGATTCCCACTGCGGATGGCCTGCATTTTTCTCACCTTTAGCCGGGGATAGAATTATTGAGCGTCCCGATTATTCTTTAGGGCGCCAACGCACTGAAGTACTTTGCGCTAATTGCAACTCCCACTTAGGACATGTTTTCGCAGGTGAAGGCTATGATACCCCCACCGATTTACGTTATTGCATTAATTCAATCTCACTGCGCTTAGAAGAAGTTCCGCTATCTGAGAACTAG
- a CDS encoding glycosyltransferase family 87 protein translates to MNQTALPWVERVWVARTPLGPTPAPGSRILPWDGIGAAIAWPLALLLTVHRVFILALRGSITDDFSTVYAAVQRFTQGVPVYNEIYHHVDPHYLYSPGATLLLSPLAWAPSFGLARLAFIFTNALAVIIALAILTRISGFRLNGVVWPASIALAMLTESVRNTLVFSNINGILLLALAAFLWLFLNEKQWLAGIVLGIAILVKPQFLPLLFLPLIKLQWRPVIGALMIPAGMNAIAWNLVVDAHDYLTKLLPYLGEIRDYANSSLPGFALYFGMPEKWLLLIMAVLGSIGCLGGILLLRWRYTDPALWALSTSGLLFSGVFLFSSLGQMYYSMLLFPWIFTMFWQRSVFHQPLAWVAAFLFFFPEDWMSPKYFPEWGKWLSYFSATAGWALIISVAAGSALGWYFTQQRRYRNPVAGV, encoded by the coding sequence GTGAATCAAACAGCTTTGCCATGGGTGGAACGCGTTTGGGTGGCACGCACCCCACTAGGGCCTACCCCAGCTCCCGGAAGTCGGATTTTGCCATGGGATGGTATCGGTGCTGCGATAGCCTGGCCTTTGGCTTTATTGCTCACGGTGCATAGGGTATTTATTTTGGCACTTCGGGGGTCAATAACTGATGATTTCTCCACTGTATATGCCGCGGTACAACGTTTTACACAAGGTGTACCTGTATATAACGAGATCTATCACCATGTGGATCCGCACTATTTATATTCCCCTGGGGCCACCTTATTATTATCCCCTTTAGCCTGGGCTCCAAGCTTCGGTTTAGCTCGGCTGGCTTTTATTTTTACTAATGCTCTAGCTGTTATTATCGCCTTAGCCATCCTGACTCGGATCAGCGGATTTAGGCTAAATGGAGTAGTTTGGCCTGCAAGTATTGCCTTAGCCATGCTGACTGAAAGTGTTCGCAATACCTTAGTTTTTTCCAATATCAATGGAATTTTATTGCTGGCACTGGCGGCATTCTTATGGCTTTTCCTAAATGAGAAACAGTGGTTAGCTGGCATAGTTTTAGGAATTGCCATTTTAGTCAAACCGCAATTTCTGCCATTGCTCTTTTTACCACTAATAAAGCTGCAATGGCGCCCGGTTATTGGCGCATTAATGATCCCAGCGGGCATGAATGCTATTGCTTGGAATCTAGTTGTCGATGCTCATGACTATCTGACCAAGTTGCTGCCATATTTGGGCGAAATTCGTGATTATGCCAATAGTTCATTACCAGGTTTTGCCCTGTACTTCGGGATGCCCGAAAAATGGCTGCTGCTCATAATGGCAGTCTTAGGCAGTATCGGCTGTTTAGGCGGAATTCTTTTATTGCGCTGGAGGTATACCGATCCCGCACTGTGGGCCTTAAGTACTTCGGGGCTATTATTTAGCGGGGTATTTTTATTTTCTTCTTTGGGCCAAATGTATTATTCCATGCTGCTTTTCCCCTGGATTTTTACCATGTTTTGGCAGCGCAGCGTTTTCCATCAGCCACTGGCTTGGGTGGCCGCCTTCTTATTCTTTTTCCCCGAAGATTGGATGAGCCCAAAATATTTTCCGGAATGGGGAAAATGGCTGAGCTATTTCAGCGCTACTGCTGGTTGGGCCCTAATCATCAGCGTGGCCGCAGGATCAGCACTAGGGTGGTATTTTACTCAACAACGGAGGTATCGAAACCCCGTTGCAGGCGTATAA